One segment of Capillibacterium thermochitinicola DNA contains the following:
- the fabZ gene encoding 3-hydroxyacyl-ACP dehydratase FabZ, producing MLDIIEIKKVLPHRFPFLLIDRVIEVEPMKRVVAIKNITVNEVFSQEYYGGLYPMQGVLQVEAMAQTAAFLILNSEENKGQLAYFSNIEHVRFRTPALAGDQLRIEVELVRLRARAGKFKGCCYIGDKKTCEAVFSCMLAPDQKSSFM from the coding sequence TTGCTGGATATCATAGAGATCAAAAAAGTCTTACCACACCGTTTTCCGTTTTTGCTGATTGACCGTGTGATCGAGGTGGAACCGATGAAACGGGTGGTCGCGATCAAAAATATTACGGTCAATGAAGTGTTTTCCCAGGAGTACTACGGGGGACTCTATCCCATGCAGGGTGTTCTCCAGGTTGAAGCCATGGCGCAGACGGCGGCCTTTTTGATTCTCAACTCGGAAGAGAACAAAGGACAGCTTGCTTACTTCTCCAATATTGAACATGTCCGCTTCCGCACCCCCGCATTAGCCGGCGACCAACTCCGTATTGAAGTGGAACTGGTGCGTTTACGGGCGCGTGCCGGCAAGTTTAAAGGCTGTTGTTACATCGGCGATAAGAAGACTTGTGAAGCGGTCTTCAGTTGTATGCTGGCCCCGGATCAAAAATCCTCCTTTATGTAG